In a single window of the Gemmatimonadota bacterium genome:
- a CDS encoding DinB family protein, which produces MDPMDRTAVVAALEASLRHLERVVSRLDEAKATVRPTPERWSPMDTLEHLVVVERGIHKSVTAASGAAATDLRTRQMDSVIAGAGTVTRALVAPDVVAPTGRFHSVHEALVLFRERRITTINLARTLDVPWDAHHMTHPILGPLDIGQWFLLAATHVDRHLPQIEV; this is translated from the coding sequence GTGGACCCGATGGATCGCACCGCCGTGGTGGCCGCCCTGGAGGCCAGCCTCCGTCACCTGGAGCGGGTGGTGTCCCGGCTCGACGAGGCCAAGGCAACCGTTCGCCCGACGCCGGAGCGGTGGTCGCCGATGGATACCTTGGAGCATCTCGTCGTGGTCGAGCGCGGGATCCACAAGTCGGTGACGGCCGCCAGCGGCGCGGCGGCGACCGACCTGCGCACCCGTCAGATGGACAGCGTCATCGCCGGTGCCGGTACCGTGACACGCGCCCTGGTTGCACCGGATGTCGTCGCACCCACTGGTCGCTTCCACTCGGTCCACGAGGCGCTGGTGCTCTTTCGCGAGCGCCGCATCACGACGATCAACCTGGCGCGCACGCTCGACGTGCCATGGGACGCCCATCACATGACACACCCGATCCTCGGCCCGCTCGACATCGGCCAGTGGTTCCTGCTCGCGGCGACACATGTTGATCGCCACCTGCCGCAGATCGAGGTCTAG
- a CDS encoding ABC transporter permease: MMTWRWAIRDLLRHPTRSALSLLGVAVAAALLLDMVMLSGGIERSFGELLRSRGYQLRISPLGTLPFDTEATLGDVTTLTAALRRDTTVREVAPVLGTTMQGSHDESSASLVTYGITPTSQGIYALESGEDLGVDDSLGILLGAPAAARLGAIVGDTIVMRGRLDPQMANAGAERRFVVRGMVRFLYDARDQPSVAVALAAAQRLGGPEITDRASVLMVRVDEASDLTLVTARLRVAHVEVAVNSIDDLVAQFRLRLTYFRQLSLILGSISLVVTVLLVGTLLAITVNERSGEIATLRAIGVAREHVALQVVVQGLLLTVLGGAAGMVLGLGTARWLDAILTSFPGLPAAISFFVAEPAPLAIAAATLLVTGVLAGLPSAWRAASTPIAAALRSDAP, encoded by the coding sequence ATGATGACCTGGCGGTGGGCCATCCGTGATCTGCTGCGCCATCCGACCCGCAGTGCCCTCTCGCTGCTCGGCGTGGCGGTGGCGGCCGCATTGCTGCTCGACATGGTGATGCTCAGTGGCGGGATCGAACGGTCCTTCGGCGAATTGCTGCGGAGCCGGGGCTACCAGCTGCGGATCTCGCCGCTCGGCACGCTGCCGTTCGACACCGAGGCGACCCTTGGTGACGTCACCACCCTCACGGCCGCACTGCGCCGCGACACCACCGTCCGGGAAGTCGCGCCGGTCCTGGGCACGACGATGCAGGGGAGTCATGATGAATCCTCGGCATCGCTGGTGACCTACGGCATCACGCCGACGTCGCAAGGCATCTACGCGCTCGAGTCCGGCGAGGACCTCGGGGTCGATGATTCCCTCGGCATCCTCCTGGGCGCACCTGCCGCGGCACGCCTTGGCGCGATCGTCGGCGATACCATCGTCATGCGCGGGCGCCTCGACCCGCAGATGGCGAATGCCGGCGCCGAGCGTCGGTTCGTGGTCCGAGGGATGGTGCGCTTTCTCTACGACGCGCGCGATCAGCCGTCGGTGGCCGTTGCGCTGGCCGCGGCGCAACGCCTGGGCGGTCCCGAGATCACCGATCGTGCCTCGGTGTTGATGGTGCGTGTCGATGAGGCGAGTGACCTCACCCTCGTCACCGCACGGCTCCGCGTGGCGCACGTCGAAGTCGCGGTCAACAGCATCGATGACCTCGTGGCGCAGTTCCGCCTGCGGCTGACCTACTTCCGGCAGCTGTCCTTGATCCTCGGCTCGATCTCGCTGGTGGTGACCGTGCTGCTGGTGGGGACGCTGCTGGCGATCACGGTGAACGAGCGCAGCGGCGAGATCGCCACCCTCCGTGCCATCGGCGTGGCGCGCGAGCATGTCGCGTTGCAGGTGGTGGTGCAGGGGTTGCTGCTGACCGTGCTCGGCGGTGCCGCAGGGATGGTGCTCGGCCTCGGCACCGCCCGCTGGCTCGATGCCATCCTGACCTCGTTCCCCGGCCTCCCCGCGGCGATCTCCTTCTTCGTGGCCGAGCCCGCACCGCTGGCGATTGCGGCGGCCACCCTCCTGGTGACCGGTGTGCTGGCCGGATTGCCCTCGGCGTGGCGCGCCGCGTCGACCCCGATCGCCGCCGCCCTTCGGAGTGACGCTCCATGA
- a CDS encoding ABC transporter ATP-binding protein, whose translation MTTVLDARDLVRRHALEGGEVTALRGVSLQVQAGEYVAIVGPSGSGKSTLLTLLGGLDLPTSGTVAILGTSLSALPDRALTRLRLERIGFVFQRFHLLPVLTARENVELPMAEMGVTPASRRARAEELLAYVGLAERARHRPTQLSGGEMQRVAIARALANRPAILLADEPTGELDAATGREILALFRRLHADGTTLVVVTHDERVTSEASRVVRMLDGRIVD comes from the coding sequence ATGACCACCGTGCTGGATGCTCGCGACCTTGTACGCCGTCACGCGCTGGAGGGTGGCGAGGTCACCGCCCTCCGCGGCGTCTCGCTGCAGGTGCAGGCGGGTGAGTACGTCGCCATCGTCGGTCCCTCCGGGAGCGGCAAGTCGACGCTGCTCACGCTCCTGGGTGGGCTGGATCTCCCCACCAGCGGCACGGTGGCAATTCTCGGCACTTCGCTCAGCGCCTTGCCAGACCGGGCGCTCACCCGGCTGCGGCTGGAACGGATCGGCTTCGTCTTCCAGCGATTCCATCTGCTGCCGGTACTGACCGCCCGCGAGAACGTCGAACTCCCGATGGCCGAGATGGGCGTGACGCCTGCCTCGCGACGGGCACGTGCCGAGGAATTGCTGGCGTATGTCGGACTGGCCGAGCGAGCGAGGCATCGACCGACGCAACTCTCCGGCGGCGAGATGCAGCGCGTCGCGATCGCGCGGGCCCTCGCGAACCGACCGGCGATCCTCCTCGCCGACGAGCCCACCGGGGAGCTTGATGCCGCCACGGGTCGCGAGATTCTGGCGCTCTTTCGCCGCCTGCACGCCGACGGGACCACGTTGGTGGTGGTGACCCACGACGAGCGGGTGACCAGCGAAGCGAGTCGAGTGGTGCGGATGCTCGACGGGCGGATCGTCGACTGA
- a CDS encoding nuclear transport factor 2 family protein, whose protein sequence is MSDITPNEPADFRAIGRSLTDTLAKGWEKGRIDLIMTVFNDEAVFVETPFSQPLRGVVAIRQWMSDIPYAQSETTFQTGEIYTAGPWFSTEFTLRFRRRKTGQWVEARGAFFAETDGELITELRMFWHRWNGGQETSLP, encoded by the coding sequence ATGTCCGACATCACACCGAACGAGCCGGCCGATTTCCGCGCGATTGGCCGCAGCCTGACCGACACGCTTGCGAAGGGATGGGAGAAGGGTCGGATCGACCTGATCATGACCGTCTTCAACGACGAGGCGGTCTTCGTCGAAACCCCCTTTTCCCAACCGCTCAGGGGTGTGGTCGCCATTCGGCAGTGGATGAGCGACATCCCCTACGCCCAATCCGAGACCACCTTTCAGACCGGCGAGATCTATACCGCCGGACCGTGGTTTTCGACCGAGTTCACCCTGCGCTTCCGCCGTCGCAAGACCGGCCAGTGGGTCGAGGCGCGCGGCGCCTTCTTCGCCGAGACGGACGGGGAATTGATCACCGAGCTGCGGATGTTCTGGCACCGGTGGAATGGTGGGCAGGAGACGTCGCTGCCGTAG